A stretch of DNA from Pseudoliparis swirei isolate HS2019 ecotype Mariana Trench chromosome 5, NWPU_hadal_v1, whole genome shotgun sequence:
ATAAcctagagagaggaagagagagtgagtATACCTCATTGGACTGCCGTATGTTGCGCAATGGTATCCATAAGGTGCCCACCATGGTGTCCCAGATTAGCCCTTTATCCCACATCTCCACCGTCAGGCCCAGTTCCAGGCGGTTTATCTCACTGCTcggcagaaagaggaggaggtggatgtAGAAACAGACAATTGAGTTAGGAAAAACGTATGGGGAAAGAAAAAGATAGGCTTGTGTTAAGACACCTCACTGCACAGAGGGCTTTCAACAGAAATATATAGTCTCTGCCATCAGGAGCTGCacttaaatatacagtatgatGTGCACTGTGATTCAATCTACAGAGGGAAATGAGTCACTCCTCATGAAGATGGGAAGAGTAGGTGATTGTTAACTAGGCTGCTGGCgggataaaagagagagagagagagagagcacagattGGACAACTGCAGAGACCATCTATATTTCTGTATGCCAAACATCAGTGAACTCAGCTTTCCTCATCTCGCCGTCAAGCAACGCTCATATGCAGCAAATATAACTCCTCTCTCGCATAAAGTTCAATGTATACAGTGATGAGCCTTTCTGTGAAGAGAGAAGGCCCATTGCACTACAGGTGCTATTTAAAAGGAGCAGTCCCCCAATTAAGCAACATCAGAAGAAGGACAGAGGTTAAGAAAATACGGAACCGCCACGGTGAGATGAAAAGGGGGCAAAAGATGTGAGAGAGGGCCAGAAGCACTCACAACATGAAGTCCTGCTCCCAGCACGGCTGACCGCCGCGCACAGCGATGGTCGTGCTCTTGACATTCTGCACCTTCAGGGTCACGTATGTGTTAAATTTCTCTGTGAAAAACATAAACACCAGTGGTCATGATACTGTGTTCCGATTCGGCAACAAATGAGCACCTGGTGGATGACGTCCGACTCACCTTGGGGTCCATCGAGCTTGGCTTTCTTCACTGCAAACAaatggagaaaacaaaacaagaaattagggtgtgggagggagggggtggggggagtgagCCCGAAATATCAAAATCATTAAAGTTCTCACATtttgtttcatattttcatAAAATTCGGTGATTCCTCAAAGGCTTTTTTTCTCAGGCTGCCAGCGTGATGTGGCTTTAACCTACAGGCCTCTCTGCATGGAGCTCATGTGCACGAAAATATAGCAAGTGATTGACAGGAGCCTGACATTCtaaagagggatggagggatatggcagggggggggggggggggtcaactctTCTCGGTCGAggactcctctttcctctctggaCCGAATGCCAGGATCTCCATCAGAAAGCCCACATCCGTTCAGCTGGAGGTGTCAGGACCTCTGAGAGTGGCCACACACACCTCGTCCTCTCTGAATGATGTATGGCCATGTTTTTCCCGGATGGTTGACAGCATGGGTGGAGGGATGGTggatgggggggcggggggggggggggtaaaagatGGAGCACAACAGACGAGGCGCCGCCGAGGGGCCACTGCCGGCTCCCTCCACGCAGGGACCTCTTGAGGTaccagacttttttttaaacacacacacacacacaatgacgtCAACGACCTCTTCATTATTCATTCAATCCGGCACCCTGGTGATGCCCAGCATCCCCGCGTTCAGCGGTGAGGTATTCATATTTAGAGCTCtgggtgtttttctttcttccttttcatcCCATGCTGATTGCCTCGTTTCACTGATGTAACATTTCAGGAGAGAAATAAGCGTACATCAAAAAAGAATCGAATTGGACCTCAACGGCAAAGCCCTGAAAAGATTCTCTGTCGCGTAGAAGAAGTACTACGGCTTTCTGATGGGAGGCtctctgaaaaataaataaacactccCCGTTATTCAATCAAGAAACGCCTCTAGACATCAGAGTGGCAGAAGTGATGCTGACAAAGGAACACACTCTGACTCACTTTTCTTCGTCAGTGGCAGCGGAAGAACAGGCATGATAATCGTTGTGGACAAATTGGCATCTAAAAATAGCGTCGCCCCGGCAGACCCTCTGGAACGACGCTCATCGCTTCGATATCGGCGTGCGATTCACGAGGCAGGTGCAAGGAGCGAGTGGGGTTCGGAGCCCAACTTCAAATCCACATCCTGATACTTTAGCTGCTGGCGGGGCGGCCACGCCTCAGTGGGGAGGAAGATTATTGTTCTCCATGGATGGAAGGCCTGAATACAGACTTTGATCTTTCCTTCAGACAGTAAATGACAGATGCAACTTGGCTGCATCATTGCCAACACTCTCCGTCTGTCTCGTACaccgtcctctctctccctctctccccctccccctccccctgccaTGTGGCGAGTATGCACGTGTGCTCCCTTTCTATCGCTTTCTCGTGCTCCATTAATCTCTGCGTGCAGCCGGATGCGAGCTTCCTCCCCAACTCTAAAATTAACCTCGTCAGTGTGACAGGGGTCGGGGTGCTTACAGCTCACAGGCATGAGACTAAACCACCACTgctgcagatatatatatatatatatatatatatacggcgcAGGGGGGGAACGAATGAGAAATGGAAGTCCCTGTCACAGCAATTACAGAATCTCATCTTCTCTTTCTTTGCCGGGGAAAATTGCACAAATAACATTCACTCACGCCCCAGTGCAGACGATCCAAAGgggctttttttcctcctttttttgttgtactTCCTGAGGTTTTCCAATCAGAAGCTTTCAGAGAGCTCACACTTCAGAGCATTTCTACCGAAACCAGGAACAACAACGACGCAAACCGGCAGACAGGGAGGAAGAAATCTAAAGATTATGACAAAGAAAGGAGAGATGACTCAAGTGCACATTTAAGAAAAACAGTTACACTGAGAGGTCATGACAGCCTGGGCCGGGGTCCACTCCCACACCTATAGTATACCTTTGGGAAATATATATCAGCGATGATCAGAATTTATGAACTTTAATAGTATTCACTATATTAGTGACTGATGGCTGAATGTGGGAAACATTATCATTTGAACATGTAGGTGCAAAATATGAAGACTTTAATCCTTCAGAGGATATATTCAATATAATTACAGTTTCTAGCCTTGGAATCATCAAGCTAGGAATATGAACGCTACAGAGCTCCATTAAAACATTATTGATCTCTATTTCCAGATTCCCCAGTAACTCTATTCATTATGAGTATAACACGTCAATGTGTTGGAATAAGATACAGAACTAGCCGAGGACGGTTTGTTGCTACTTCGTATTAATTTCTGATGTTGGACTTTCTGACTACTTTCGCAAAAACACTTTTTCTGAGGATCTGCATGCATATGCAAAGAGATAATAATGCCCATAATGAGAGGAAGGTGGCACTAATGAGGACGTCTCTCATGGCTCGCTCTGTTATGAAGTTATCGTGCATGAATTGGCATCTCCTTACGGGAAGTGACGGCAAAGAGGACGGCTGCCAGAGCTGAATATGCTTATTCAGCTTCTGTGGCACAGACATCCAACATCACGGGACACATGGAAgttgagtacacacacacatcgccgCCCACCGCGGTGTTTATCGGCTCGACTCGTTGTTACCGTGCATGCAGCTCAAGGTCTTCCGAACAAAAAGATAATATCAACATTAACCTATTGCGGCAGGAATGTGACCGAGTGCGTGGACGCTAACGAGAAAATGCCAGCAGAGAACTCAAATACATTGCGGTTGCCATGCCAACAAAGCCTCAGGACATAAAGGGGCCGCCGACCATGCTCTCAACGCCGCAGCAGCCTCTTCAGATGCACTGCACGCCTGGGACAACCTCTCACAATCTGCAGGAGAAGTTTAAAGGAGTCACTTTGACATCGCTGCTCCCGTAGACATCAGGAATTGTGTTTATTAAGTTGATTTTTTTCGCGGAAAGAGCTCAAACCGGCCTAACATTCCCAGAGCGACGGTGCTCCTAGTTTAAGGCGGAGGGGTTATTAAGGAGTTGTTATTAACTGTGCAACTTGAGAAACTGTGATGACATCAGAGAGCTTTAGATTTGTCTGAATTCAAACAGTTTTCACTGATTTTCTTTATGTGTATTCataagtctttttttattttatgaaagCTGTCACAACGttcatttattgtatttgtgGGTGTTGTAAAACACCAGGAGAACTTGTCATTGCTAAGAGGCAGTTTAACCTCATGAAATAGTGACTCTAAAAAGGATGTTATAACCCTTATGAAACGTTTAGCATTATTCTGGGATGGACCGGAGGTTATTGAGAACGTTTTATTTGACACAATCTATCCATCCTGTTGCTTCTTGCACACTAATGCACTTCCATTTAAATCGTATCTGTTAGATCAGGTTCATAAGAAGAATTAAAGTTCCTTgatcaaaacaaatatattttagaaATGATCACATTATGCtttgaatgtaaatgtaattattACTGTGACTGGATGACTATTAAGTGCAATGATTCAcagatattaaatattaatcatttaatGTCTCTTTTGATTTCTCTGGAAAAAAATACGTCACAGACGACATCGTTGGCTTCATCCAACAAATGACAAACAGTGACTGAAGGAAGATATTTGTCATAACACAATGtgatgagtctgtgtgtgttcatacagGAGAAACACAATTTGGACCCTATTGGGTAAATCTGAAATGATTCAACGACAGAGGATGTTACAGTTCTCATTCTAGAGCTCAATCCAAATAGATGTAATTAAAGAATTCTGCAACCAATCACATGGCTTCAAGACAAAAATCCTACTGACTAAAACCGGTAGTCTCATGCAGGCGCGTCTCTTggatttggatacatctggggcttagcccACGGCGATCGTTgttgctagtgagtttttctagtgagagtgagctcacctgtgtgtgcggatgtgtcggcgcgtatcacggcagagcgatgcgcgttatgggagcggtggcgctgggcttagcccagaggcgtgtagcagcgaaatgtgtagacatagaaacactctcagacagcagcttgctgttacgtgcgcctgctgccagtctgactccgctgttttgggtgaatgacgtcacgtgcgacctggaggtgttaaccacttgtgtgccaaatctttttttcatttttttttaaaattaacattcggggctaattaaaaaacatccggggctttagccccggatgttttttagcctagggacgccactggtctcATGCACACGCCTTTTTTTTGTGTCCGCGCAATTACGCACGAAAACTGAGATTAAAATGTCCACATTAGAGATAACGTCAATGAAAACGCTTTATTATGtatctgaaaaaataaataaataaatgaaacccCTCGCGATTCTACGAGAGggcggtgagagagagagagagagagagagagagagagagagaggtggggggggggggggtgaacggAGTGTTTTACATCTTGTTTTACTATGTTTGACAGCGGCTGCCAGAAAGCATACACCTACTACATAAATCGATCCGGTTGTATAGtaattgttttttgtaaaagaTAATGAGACCAGACTATCACACTAGACATGTAGGAGCGAAGTATTTCagggtaaataaaaaaataatcacatataatataaatatgcagTGGTCGCCTTATTCTTGGGATTTGCATTAATCTGCCATTTAATATCGAAGCAaatcaaacaataaaaaaaaatccatatgcAAAACGGTTATTCTTAAAATGTTGAAGAAGTCTCGTTATAGGTaaacctcccccccacacacaaaagCGTAAAGATAAGATATTTAAGCTGCTCACACACCAGCGGGTGGAGGAAGTAGAGTGCCAGACACGCGTTCTCTTACCTCCAAcacacagcaatgacatttcTTTAGTTCAGGTCCAGCTTCTTCTCCAGTTTCCGTCACCGAGCTGATAATCTGTAATAATACAGCCCGGGACTGAGTCGATGGGCGGGAGATGGAGAAGCCTGCGGTCGCTGGCAGTGAccggagggggggtggggggggtgggggcctgGCAGGTCTCGTTACAGCTGACCGATatataatttgtaaaaaaatatttaaaaaattcttCACACTTTGAGAGTGAACGCCAGCGTCGCattcatgtatttaaaaaaaagtatttgttgAAATCTAATGCCGTGTCCGTCTAAATGTGACTCTTTGCCAGCCCCCTTCTTTCTCAGCTCTCCGCTCGCCAACACACAGCCATCTTGTTCAGCTTCAGCACCGCCGCTGCGTGGACAGCTCCTGGCAGTGACGTCAGGGCGGTGCTGATGGCGTGAAAAAGGGGGCGGGGACGTCGAAACTCAAAATAACAGAGAAATATTGTGATGAGGTTTTTTTTGTCAATATCACCCCAAGCAACTGGTAAATAATGACTTAGCAGAGACAGAGTCATTACATCCTCAATGGTAACAATGGTCACTATGGTATCAACTTTATACGAAGAACTTCATTTCACAAGGAAAGCATGTTTTGAAAGATTTAAAGATGAGAGTTGGAAGGTGATGAGGGAAGTGAAGATGCAGCAGGGTTGGTGTCCAAGTttagaaaatacaaaacaatccaAATCATTCGTTGTTCGTAAATTGATAGCCGTGCCTTGGTGAGACTGAGCCAGTTGGGTGTCAGTGTGTTGCATAATTACCAGTTCATCCCATCACCATCCTTACAGTTGAAACCAGACGGATGTtgcctaaaaaaatatatactgttcAAAGATTTGACATTTTAGTGTTGGGaaacagcaccccctgctggaaaactacacacactgcatcttcaccaaaaacacacaaaagcatAATGGGAAGAGTCGTTTTGGGATATGATTTTAACTTGAGTTGAGGAATCAAACAATATGGagaagataaaaaaaagaaaaggaaagcaaCATTTTCCTTTTGTTGGAAACATGTTCAGTTTGGTTTAATGAACATTtcagaaaatacaaatatacaatattcTGACATGTGAAACTGCTTGTCCATTCAACAACCTGCCATCATCAATGTAAAATCAAACCCCAACATTTCATTTTCACCCTTTCCAGTTTAATTGTTATAGTTGTTCATGCTTTCTAAATAACACTACACATTATACCCACCCACCAAATACCAAAGGGCATTTATTGTAAACAAATAATTCGGCTTGTCTTATTGGACAGGTGGTGAGCCTGCAGGGAACTGCGGATACTACACAATGAGGTTAGGGTCAATCCAATTTGACTTCATTAAAATCAGATTTGACGATaatataacattacatttaatgaAATTCCTGAAGTGTAAAAACCCTAAACCCTGCTGCACAGATTCACATTCACAATAACTCGTGAATACACATTTGACATATGTGTATAAAGAAGCGGCATGTAGACGCGGActctgtgcgtgcgtgtgtgtgtgtggtgttttgtAGCATCTGCACCACTGCCTTTACTCTCCTTGAGATATCCACATGCTCCATCGATTGGCACtgacttgacctttaaccccacgAGCCTCCCACGCGTCCCTCTGATGCAGGAACGAACGGGTCGCCGGCTGAAGTCTCCTCACAACTTCTCGctgacaaaacaaagaacacGTTCAGACTTAAATACTGAATCTGGGTTTTGAGACTTttcaggtaaaaaaaataaaaaagacttaGTTACTATTTAAGTGCAACTTAATTATACCCTTATTTCTTAGTGCATGGAAGTTTCTCTGGAGGCGTGAACCGAATGTAGCAGCAGTCCAGTCTGGGGAGGTCATGAAGGGAAACGTGTCCAACGTTGAAATTATAAATGGGAACGGGGGCTTTAGTGTACTCAGCACCCTCATCCGGGACTATGTTGcagaataatttaaaactcaaaATAACCGATACCACTTACTGCTTttgaatataaaaatgaaagaaatggaggcaggttcccaaaaatgtaaatgtttcatAAATTAAATTGTCACTTTTAatttgtcttgttctgtgttttgtttgtttgtaactatgtgtttctcatgttgctgcctgtcttgttCAGGtcacccaaaaaaaagagatttttaatctcaatgtgaTGCGCCTGATTAAATAAAGattttatcattaaaaaaatatatataaaatggctTAATCGGATTGATTTGGGAGTTTAAATATGAAAGAGAAATGTCTTAATTGGTATATTTGGGCACAACATCCGATACATTTCAGTACTCGTTGGAAAAGTCTCTCCAGGATTTATCCAATATCATCCTCTGTTGCACGGCTCTCGTCTAAGATATCCATGACTAAAACTTGTTTGCTTTAGAAAgaagtttttaaaaatctgacCTCAACTTTTATCTCTGACCTCTCTCTTCATATCCGCCGCAGAGCAGCGCTGCTCTGATGACACGCTGTTGCCGGCTGTGCTATCCACAACATCCAATCCTATATTCAGGCAAAGTGAAGGCCGGCCGACTCATTAGCAGAGGAAGCAGAGCGCTGCCGGCACACTAGATTACAGCTCCCggcctcctttcctcttcctttaCATCTCAGCCCCAGCGGCGTGAGCGTGGGGGACATcggttacctgtccaggtgagccAGGACTTCGCAGAGCTGGCTGAGCAGCGCGCGGTGCTTGTGAGGGTTTCCCTCCAGCGCTCCGTTGAGACAACTTAGGTAGGAGTCCAGGTTCCCGTGAGACGCCGTCTCTCCTGTGCCTGTTCAGGAAAAACCGCGGGAGAATTAAACCCTCGATTCCTCTCAAGGAACACAACGGGAGTCGGCCATCCGAGTGCTCACCTGGCAGGGGCACCGACGACAGACTGTTGaccagtgtgtgtttgatggtcAGCAGGTTCTGGTGGAGAGCCTGGGTGCGCTTCTCGTCCAGCCCCAGCTCGGCCTCCAGGCGCTCCTTGGCGCTGTACATGTCCTTTATGTGGCGCTGAAGCACCGCGTTCTGCTCCTCAAACTCAATGTTGGCCTTACGGAGCCGCCGCAACTCAGACTCCCGAGCTGAACGCACGAAAGGGGGAAATAAGAAAGAACGGGAAGAGGCGGGAGCACAAGATTATGTTGGAGGAAAGTCACTTTCAAGTCATGGGATTTGTTCAATGAAATGTCCCATTGTCATATtacatatatgaaatgtattctctgcctttaacccatccttagttgttAAGGAGCAGTGAAGCACCTGGTGGTTCGgtgacttgctcatggacacttcaacatgcaactaatggggatagcggggatcgaaccgactacctcgcggttgcaggacgacccctctccccactgagctaacAAAGGAATCGCCCAAATGTGTccaattaaaagtgttttttacgACATCCATCAGAAGGATTATTTCCTGTTTTCAGCGTCTCCGTTACCTTTGTTCTGATCGAGGAACTCCTCTGTGAAGATGGGGATGTCGAATCCTCTGGGGAGGTCAGACGGctggaggacaacaacaaaatcgaCAAAGtaggcgtttaaaaaaaaagaaaaaaaaagatgtgaaaCGGACATTGCAGAATACACGGTGACGAGATAAGAACGCGTCACGTACCTTTGATACGGAGGACTCTGAACTCGTGCTGATGATGACAGACGGCGTGTCTTCTGAAAGAGAAAACCAGGCGCCCACATTACAGCTCACGTGGCGCGGCGTAATGAAACGACCGGCGTGCTCTCTCGTCGCGCTCGCCGTCACCTTTCTTGATCCTCTTGTCTTGTATCTTCGCGCTGGTGATCTGATAGGCCTCCGTCTGCTGATAGTCCTTCAGTTCCTGGGCGTACTGCATCTTCTCCCGCTCCGCCTCGTCCAGGTAGCGCTGCCGGGGGGCAAAAAGGTAAAGTAGCGTCGCTTTACCGAGGGAGAGAATTCGCTCTGGCGCTTGTTTATTTGAAACGCCAAGCGGGTTTCTCGGTGTATTTTATACGTAATGTTCTGCCCTGCGTGTACTGGGTGAAACGACGCACGTCGAGGCGTACCTGTTTGTCGTTCAGGGCCAGTTGTGTCCACTCTGCTCCGAGCCTCTTGGTGATTTCTGG
This window harbors:
- the hmg20b gene encoding SWI/SNF-related matrix-associated actin-dependent regulator of chromatin subfamily E member 1-related, translated to MGGIKQEQSDASHQSKPSHSADPPQEEPKKRGWPKGKKRKKVLPNGPKAPVTGYVRFLNERRERMRARYPDLPFPEITKRLGAEWTQLALNDKQRYLDEAEREKMQYAQELKDYQQTEAYQITSAKIQDKRIKKEDTPSVIISTSSESSVSKPSDLPRGFDIPIFTEEFLDQNKARESELRRLRKANIEFEEQNAVLQRHIKDMYSAKERLEAELGLDEKRTQALHQNLLTIKHTLVNSLSSVPLPGTGETASHGNLDSYLSCLNGALEGNPHKHRALLSQLCEVLAHLDSEKL